The following coding sequences lie in one Halarcobacter mediterraneus genomic window:
- a CDS encoding patatin-like phospholipase family protein, translating to MFKNLINIFCVCLFGIFFTACATKEPILNKPITKEAFEKLKVNKILNNKDDLSLILTFSGGGTRAASLSYGVLKELRNQGLLDEIDVISSVSGGSFTSAYYGLYGEKIFEDFEEKFLKKPIQTTLIDTFLNPFNWFYLSFAGRSDYVSEYYEEEVFGKKTFADLREDSPKIIINATDVSTGNPFTFSPENFRRICSDWESYPIGRAVTASSAIPVLFSPITLKNYSGCDLERNSELLNSFLKYNDEQYLEMEKYHDKKHYQYLHLVDGGIADNLGIRSLLHIVTENDNDIMKVLEKFGIPNSKKVVLLIVNAADSLDPNIALSKTPPDIQTTMGAVSTIQLKRYNTDTLDLIEFYFDIWEKQVKEARCKDKKDCLEEIKFYLIELNFNQLPKKQARKFLLTQTSLELPAKRVDEIIKAGQDLLKESKEFKILLEDMKK from the coding sequence GTGTTTAAAAATTTAATTAATATTTTTTGTGTGTGTTTATTTGGTATATTTTTCACTGCTTGTGCTACAAAAGAACCTATTCTTAATAAACCAATTACAAAAGAGGCTTTTGAAAAACTAAAAGTAAATAAAATACTTAATAATAAAGATGATTTATCTTTAATTCTTACCTTTTCTGGTGGTGGAACTAGAGCTGCTTCTTTATCATATGGTGTATTAAAAGAGTTAAGAAATCAAGGTTTATTAGATGAGATTGATGTTATCTCTTCTGTATCCGGTGGGAGTTTTACTTCTGCTTATTATGGTCTTTATGGAGAAAAAATATTTGAGGACTTTGAGGAGAAGTTTTTAAAAAAACCAATTCAAACTACTTTGATTGATACTTTTTTAAATCCTTTTAATTGGTTTTATCTATCGTTTGCAGGAAGAAGTGATTATGTTTCTGAATATTATGAAGAAGAGGTATTTGGTAAAAAAACTTTTGCTGATTTAAGAGAGGATTCCCCTAAGATTATAATAAATGCAACTGATGTTTCTACTGGAAACCCTTTTACTTTTAGTCCTGAAAATTTTAGGCGAATTTGTTCAGATTGGGAGTCCTATCCTATAGGAAGAGCTGTAACAGCTTCTTCTGCTATACCAGTACTATTTTCTCCTATTACTCTTAAAAATTATTCTGGATGTGACTTAGAAAGAAATAGTGAACTTTTAAATAGTTTTCTTAAATACAATGATGAACAATATCTTGAAATGGAAAAGTATCATGATAAAAAACATTATCAATACTTACATTTAGTTGATGGAGGAATTGCTGATAATTTGGGTATTCGTTCTTTACTTCATATAGTTACAGAAAATGATAATGATATTATGAAAGTCTTAGAAAAATTTGGTATCCCAAATAGTAAAAAAGTTGTTCTTTTAATAGTAAATGCAGCAGATAGCCTAGATCCAAATATTGCATTAAGTAAAACACCTCCTGATATTCAGACAACTATGGGTGCTGTAAGTACAATTCAATTAAAAAGATATAATACTGACACTTTAGATTTAATAGAGTTTTATTTTGATATTTGGGAAAAACAAGTAAAAGAAGCTAGATGTAAAGATAAAAAAGACTGTCTAGAAGAAATAAAATTTTACTTGATAGAGTTAAACTTTAATCAACTTCCTAAGAAACAAGCAAGAAAGTTTTTACTTACACAAACTTCTTTAGAGTTGCCAGCTAAGAGAGTTGATGAGATTATAAAAGCTGGGCAAGATTTATTAAAAGAGTCAAAAGAGTTTAAAATTCTTTTAGAAGATATGAAGAAATAA